One window of the Chelonoidis abingdonii isolate Lonesome George chromosome 3, CheloAbing_2.0, whole genome shotgun sequence genome contains the following:
- the LOC116837192 gene encoding LOW QUALITY PROTEIN: olfactory receptor 10A4-like (The sequence of the model RefSeq protein was modified relative to this genomic sequence to represent the inferred CDS: deleted 1 base in 1 codon), producing the protein MTYSERDPDENQTISDVFILVGFSYLTRLQILLFLVFLATYLVTLVGNLIIILLIKLNPSLHTPMYFFLLNLSFLEVCYTSSVVPQLLVHLLVEQKTITVVGCAAHMYVFTILGLLAARAECCLLAVMVYDRYIAICKPLHYRTIMSGRVCAQLAAASWTIGISVEVAQTTWIFSLPFCGSNHIHHFFCDIPPVVKMACTNTSKNEIVVLAVSVLFIMSPFLMIIVSYIYIISTILRLPSAEGRRKAFSTCSSHLMVVTLFYGTALFTYLRPKSISTPESDQMISLMYTVVTPVLNPIIYTLRNKEVKGAFRKTIEKSIFSHNWRNQRRKGRVS; encoded by the exons ATGACATATTCTGAGAGAGATCCTGATGAGAACCAGACCATTTCTGATGTGTTCATCCTGGTGGGGTTTTCATACCTTACCAGACTCCAAATCCTTCTGTTTCTGGTGTTTCTGGCCACCTACTTGGTCACCCTGGTGGGGAACCTGATCATTATCCTCCTTATAAAGCTAAACCCCTCACTCCAcacccccatgtatttcttcctgctGAATCTGTCCTTCTTGGAAGTCTGCTACACCAGCAGTGTGGTCCCTCAGCTGCTGGTTCACCTCCTGGTGGAGCAAAAGACCATTACCGTTGTGGGCTGCGCTGCCCACATGTATGTTTTCACCATCCTGGGCCTCCTAGCAGCTAGG GCAGAATGCTGCCTCCTAGCAGTCATGGTGTATGACCGCTACATAGCCATATGTAAACCCTTGCACTACAGAACCATCATGAGCGGTCGGGTGTGTGCGCAGCTCGCGGCTGCTTCATGGACCATCGGTATCTCAGTGGAAGTAGCTCAGACCACGTGGATCTTCAGTCTGCCCTTCTGTGGCTCCAACCATATCCACCACTTCTTCTGCGACATCCCACCGGTGGTAAAGATGGCATGCACCAACACATCCAAAAATGAAATTGTGGTCTTGGCTGTGTCAGTGCTGTTCATCATGAGCCCTTTCCTGATGATAATCGTGTCTTACATCTACATTATCTCCACCATCCTTAGGCTGCCATCAGCAGAGGGAAGGCGTAAAGCCTTCTCtacctgctcctcccacctcatGGTGGTGACTTTGTTCTATGGAACGGCCCTTTTCACCTACCTGAGGCCCAAGTCTATCTCCACCCCAGAGAGTGATCAAATGATTTCCCTCATGTACACAGTTGTGACCCCAGTGTTGAACCCCATAATATACACACTGAGGAACAAAGAGGTGAAGGGAGCCTTtagaaaaacaatagaaaagagTATCTTTTCACACAACTGGAGAAATCAGAGAAGGAAAGGTAGAGTTAGTTAA